A genomic region of Mycolicibacterium poriferae contains the following coding sequences:
- a CDS encoding IS3 family transposase (programmed frameshift): protein MAAPRKFDPETRERAVRMYHDRLAHSDDSKLAARRHVGELLGINQATLRNWVEDRHFGSRSTVSDDGGDQSAEVVALRKEVAELRRANEILKTASAFFGRGGGRPPTAVIVDYIDDHRDRYGVDPICAVLGEHGLPIAPSTYYAAKARGPVSDTDWADAHAANTVHELFVANRGLYGVRKLWHAMKHAGHDVGRDQVGRLMRLCGITGAVRGKRRTVTTTADATAARHPDLIDRQWGVPARPDQWWVADFTYTWTLAGFVYTAFCVDVYSRRILGWRVMSTKATPLVTSVLEQAVFTRRRTDFRFTTTGLVHHSDAGSQYTSLAFTEALRDSGIAGSIGSVGDALDNALMESAIGLYKTELIDRHKSWTGRAEVERETASWVHWYNTTRLHSSLGYLSPVGYENRYRDTVTSIPQVA from the exons GTGGCTGCGCCGAGGAAGTTCGATCCAGAGACCCGTGAGCGGGCGGTACGGATGTATCACGACCGTTTGGCCCATAGTGATGATTCGAAGTTGGCGGCTCGCCGCCATGTCGGAGAGCTGCTGGGGATCAATCAGGCGACGTTGCGTAACTGGGTCGAGGACCGCCACTTCGGTAGCCGCTCGACGGTCAGTGACGACGGAGGCGATCAGTCGGCCGAGGTGGTGGCGTTGCGCAAGGAGGTCGCCGAGTTACGCAGGGCCAATGAGATCCTCAAGACAGCGTCAGCGTTTTTCG GCCGCGGCGGAGGTCGACCGCCGACTGCGGTGATCGTCGACTACATCGACGATCACCGGGACCGTTACGGGGTCGACCCGATCTGCGCCGTGCTGGGTGAGCACGGGCTGCCGATCGCCCCGTCCACCTACTACGCGGCCAAGGCTCGCGGCCCGGTCAGTGACACCGACTGGGCCGATGCGCACGCCGCCAACACCGTGCACGAGCTGTTCGTGGCCAATCGGGGGCTCTACGGGGTGCGCAAGCTCTGGCATGCGATGAAACACGCTGGTCACGACGTTGGCCGGGATCAAGTGGGCCGGCTGATGCGCCTGTGCGGAATCACCGGCGCGGTGCGCGGAAAGCGGCGCACGGTCACCACCACCGCCGATGCGACCGCGGCCCGGCATCCCGATCTCATCGACCGCCAATGGGGTGTGCCGGCCCGTCCGGATCAGTGGTGGGTAGCTGATTTCACCTACACCTGGACGCTGGCCGGGTTCGTCTACACCGCGTTCTGCGTCGATGTGTACTCGCGGAGGATCCTGGGATGGCGGGTGATGTCGACCAAGGCCACCCCACTGGTGACCAGCGTCCTCGAACAAGCCGTGTTCACCCGACGTAGGACTGATTTCCGTTTCACCACAACAGGATTGGTTCATCATTCCGATGCCGGCAGCCAATACACCTCGCTGGCGTTCACCGAGGCGCTGCGTGATTCGGGGATCGCCGGCTCGATCGGCTCGGTCGGTGACGCCCTGGATAACGCGCTGATGGAATCAGCGATCGGGCTGTACAAGACCGAACTGATCGACCGCCACAAATCCTGGACCGGCCGCGCCGAAGTCGAACGCGAAACCGCCAGCTGGGTGCATTGGTACAACACCACCCGCCTGCACTCGTCTCTCGGCTATCTCTCGCCGGTCGGATACGAGAACCGCTACCGTGACACCGTCACCTCCATCCCGCAGGTGGCATAA
- a CDS encoding DUF222 domain-containing protein, whose translation MSEVGSAVAAIRAGIAELAAAPIDTLTHPELIALLNDITTLSWSLPAVEHPILARLMTETEPQTLGAKSWEEILTIALRLSKTEAARTIRDTQMLGPRRSLDGQPLPPHWNHVAAAQAQGRIGPAHLDTIAEFFRTLPHWIDVGTRADAETQLARSACGLDPDQLR comes from the coding sequence ATGAGTGAAGTGGGCAGCGCAGTCGCCGCGATCCGCGCCGGCATCGCCGAGCTGGCCGCCGCACCCATCGACACTCTCACCCATCCCGAACTGATCGCCCTGCTCAACGACATCACAACCCTGAGCTGGTCCCTACCCGCGGTCGAACACCCCATCCTGGCCCGGCTGATGACCGAAACCGAACCCCAAACCCTGGGCGCCAAATCCTGGGAAGAAATCCTCACCATCGCCCTGCGCCTGTCCAAAACCGAAGCCGCCCGCACCATCCGCGACACCCAGATGCTCGGCCCCCGCCGCTCCCTCGACGGCCAACCCCTGCCCCCACACTGGAATCACGTCGCCGCCGCCCAAGCCCAGGGCCGCATCGGACCCGCTCACCTGGACACCATCGCCGAGTTCTTCCGCACCCTGCCCCACTGGATCGACGTCGGCACCCGCGCCGACGCCGAAACCCAACTCGCCCGCTCGGCCTGCGGGCTGGACCCCGATCAACTGCGCTGA
- a CDS encoding HNH endonuclease signature motif containing protein yields the protein MRTARSRVSGSNFLGAATTTSSWCDHDLHQTQDGSRQAAQRLALTLDPDGPVPDEKERQRKRGLTIGRQQADGMSRISGYLTPEARACWDALAAKLAAPGTPHSDNQSPGNSDPADTAAGTETETDNGSSSPQEPTGQQAGANTHPGGPPPSASDEAAEEPTRPHTGRDTRSTAQRNHDAFLAMTRMLLSSDQLGTHNGLPVTVIVSTTLQELSRAAGVDVTGTGPRLGGRASHAVTAGGTLLPMADLIRMATPAHHYLAVYDQHTNEALYLGRTKRLATAAQRIVLLNRDRGCTRPGCTAPGYHTQAHHAVADWNNNGHTNINDLTLACGPDNRAATHGGWTTRKRPDGRTEWHPPPALDTGQTRINNYHHPERYLIPDEGAGRDDKGAGSEDGQAGSGDEDVP from the coding sequence ATCCGTACCGCCCGCTCACGGGTCTCTGGATCGAACTTCCTCGGCGCAGCCACAACCACATCCTCCTGGTGCGATCACGATCTCCACCAGACCCAGGACGGTTCACGCCAAGCCGCCCAACGACTCGCCCTGACCCTCGACCCCGACGGCCCGGTGCCCGACGAGAAAGAACGACAGCGCAAACGCGGACTGACCATCGGCCGCCAACAAGCCGACGGCATGAGCAGAATCTCGGGCTACCTCACCCCCGAAGCCCGCGCCTGCTGGGACGCCCTCGCCGCCAAACTCGCCGCCCCCGGGACACCCCATTCCGACAATCAGAGCCCCGGCAACAGCGACCCCGCCGATACCGCAGCCGGCACCGAGACCGAAACGGACAACGGCAGCAGCAGCCCGCAGGAACCGACAGGTCAACAGGCCGGCGCCAACACCCATCCCGGCGGGCCCCCGCCCAGCGCCAGCGACGAGGCGGCCGAGGAGCCGACGCGCCCTCACACCGGCCGCGACACCCGTAGCACCGCCCAACGCAACCACGACGCCTTCCTGGCCATGACCCGCATGCTGCTGTCCTCCGACCAACTCGGCACCCACAACGGACTGCCCGTCACCGTCATCGTCTCCACCACCCTGCAGGAACTCAGCCGCGCCGCCGGCGTCGACGTCACCGGCACCGGACCACGCCTGGGAGGCCGCGCCAGCCACGCCGTCACCGCCGGCGGCACCCTGCTGCCCATGGCCGACCTCATCCGCATGGCCACCCCCGCCCACCACTACCTGGCCGTCTACGACCAGCACACCAACGAAGCGCTCTACCTCGGACGCACCAAACGCCTCGCCACCGCCGCCCAACGCATCGTGCTGCTCAACCGCGACCGCGGCTGCACCCGCCCCGGCTGCACCGCCCCCGGCTACCACACCCAAGCCCACCACGCCGTCGCCGACTGGAACAACAACGGCCACACCAACATCAACGACCTCACCCTCGCCTGCGGCCCCGACAACCGCGCCGCCACCCACGGCGGCTGGACCACCCGCAAACGCCCCGACGGCCGCACCGAATGGCACCCACCCCCAGCCCTGGACACCGGCCAAACCCGCATCAACAACTACCACCACCCCGAGCGCTACCTCATCCCCGACGAAGGCGCAGGCCGCGACGATAAAGGTGCCGGAAGCGAAGACGGGCAAGCGGGCAGCGGCGACGAGGACGTTCCCTAG
- a CDS encoding nuclear transport factor 2 family protein, with translation MGFDRGDVARAFSEHRFDEALPHLARDVKWTIVGYMVLEGADAVARTCRDTAEGLEGIRREFSRCVTAVGSDAVAVDTVVRYVRPDGMTAVASCAIYEFSGEQITAITSYAVEIDPEDAGAQPPR, from the coding sequence ATGGGTTTCGATCGCGGCGATGTCGCTCGCGCATTCTCCGAGCACCGCTTCGACGAGGCGCTGCCGCATCTCGCCAGGGATGTGAAGTGGACGATCGTCGGCTACATGGTGCTCGAGGGCGCTGACGCGGTGGCGCGCACGTGTCGGGACACGGCCGAAGGACTCGAGGGCATCCGCCGTGAGTTCAGCCGGTGCGTGACTGCTGTCGGATCCGATGCGGTGGCTGTCGACACCGTTGTGCGGTACGTGCGTCCGGACGGGATGACCGCGGTGGCGAGCTGCGCCATCTACGAGTTCAGCGGCGAGCAGATCACGGCGATCACGTCGTACGCCGTGGAGATCGACCCCGAGGACGCGGGGGCGCAGCCCCCCAGGTAG
- a CDS encoding LLM class F420-dependent oxidoreductase: MELTGVGVWSSQLRYGNSSEAAEAAAELDELGYAALWIPDVGGPVLDSVDNLLSATRNTVIATGILNLWMHEPADVAARYATLTDTHGERFLLGIGVSHAPLIDSKEPGRYRKPLAATEAFLDGIDASAQPVPVANRVLAALGPKMLDLSKTKARGAHPYLTTPEHTRIAREVLGSGPLLLPEQTVLLTDDRDHAREVGGQWVRSYLKMPNYANNLRRLGFSDEEIDTVSDRLLDAVIAWGDEDAVKRRVTEHLDAGADHVCVQVLTADPTEFPREQWRRLAAALL, from the coding sequence ATGGAATTGACGGGTGTGGGTGTGTGGAGTTCGCAGTTGCGGTACGGCAATTCGAGCGAGGCGGCCGAAGCGGCAGCCGAACTCGACGAACTGGGCTACGCGGCGCTGTGGATTCCGGACGTGGGCGGGCCGGTGCTCGATTCGGTGGACAACCTGCTCTCGGCGACGCGCAACACGGTGATCGCGACCGGCATCCTCAACCTCTGGATGCACGAGCCCGCCGATGTCGCGGCACGCTATGCGACGTTGACCGACACGCACGGAGAACGCTTCCTGCTCGGCATCGGCGTCAGCCACGCACCGCTGATCGACTCGAAGGAGCCCGGCCGTTATCGCAAGCCGCTGGCCGCCACCGAAGCGTTCCTCGACGGCATCGATGCTTCCGCGCAGCCGGTCCCGGTCGCCAATCGCGTGCTGGCCGCGCTCGGCCCCAAGATGCTCGACCTGTCCAAGACGAAGGCGCGCGGCGCGCACCCGTACCTGACCACCCCCGAGCACACCCGCATCGCCCGCGAGGTCCTCGGCAGCGGACCGCTGTTGCTGCCCGAGCAGACGGTGCTGCTCACCGACGACCGCGACCATGCGCGCGAGGTCGGCGGGCAATGGGTGCGCTCGTACCTGAAGATGCCCAACTACGCCAACAACCTGCGCCGGCTCGGTTTCAGCGACGAGGAGATCGACACGGTCAGCGACCGGCTCCTCGACGCGGTCATCGCGTGGGGTGACGAGGACGCCGTCAAGCGGCGCGTCACCGAGCATCTCGACGCCGGCGCCGACCACGTCTGCGTGCAGGTGCTGACCGCCGACCCCACCGAATTCCCCCGCGAGCAGTGGCGCCGGCTGGCTGCGGCGCTGCTGTAG
- a CDS encoding CYTH and CHAD domain-containing protein has translation MADTLDQRDHWEVDREFTLPHFGDLVTDGRVEHDTDAVETAYFDTAERDLHAFGMTVTRRVGDDADWVLTMPGSSATLRFAGSMSVPEELATITHGVTGGRDLGHIATIRTLRDRYLVSDAEGGSRLEIDDDNLRASLGDRLLAWREVHAAPAPARLRERLSEAGARRATEPPRLNRLLAGDAERDTVAVAAGAQALDRYVAAQVDEIVRGDIELRRGHDPIHDTRVAIRRLRSTIRVFDELVDVFAEDDVADVEADLKWFAGVLGDVRDCQVQQDRLGVALDELPEELILGPVRARLHNDLKAVELPAREAVDEAMGSPRYAKMLSHLQVWRRRAPFHHWIEAAAVRRLAKKAQRKARRRLATALEADDAELLHRARKAAKRARYAAELMEPIDPKAAKRERKHFKHIQSVLGDHQDTVVAMAWLRRIGVAAGTTDGENGFTFGLLYGREQALGAEYRRAVQKLE, from the coding sequence ATGGCGGACACACTCGACCAGAGAGACCACTGGGAAGTCGACCGCGAGTTCACCCTCCCGCATTTCGGAGACCTGGTCACCGACGGCAGGGTCGAGCACGACACCGACGCCGTCGAGACGGCCTACTTCGACACTGCCGAGCGCGACCTGCACGCCTTCGGCATGACTGTGACCCGGCGGGTGGGCGACGATGCCGATTGGGTGTTGACGATGCCCGGCAGCAGCGCGACGTTGCGCTTCGCGGGTTCGATGTCGGTGCCTGAGGAACTGGCTACGATCACCCACGGAGTCACCGGAGGACGGGACCTGGGGCACATCGCCACGATCCGCACGCTCCGCGACCGCTACCTGGTCAGCGACGCCGAGGGCGGGTCGCGACTCGAGATCGACGACGACAACCTGCGCGCTTCGCTCGGAGACCGGCTGCTGGCCTGGCGGGAGGTGCACGCCGCCCCTGCCCCGGCGCGGCTGCGGGAGCGGCTGTCGGAAGCGGGCGCGCGCCGGGCGACAGAGCCACCGCGGCTGAACCGCTTGCTCGCCGGTGACGCCGAGCGCGACACCGTGGCTGTGGCAGCCGGTGCGCAGGCCCTCGACCGCTATGTGGCGGCGCAGGTCGACGAGATCGTGCGCGGCGATATCGAGCTGCGGCGCGGGCATGATCCGATCCACGACACCCGCGTGGCGATCCGTCGGCTGCGCAGCACGATCCGAGTCTTCGACGAACTCGTCGACGTCTTCGCCGAAGATGACGTCGCCGACGTCGAAGCCGACCTCAAGTGGTTCGCCGGGGTGCTCGGTGACGTGCGCGACTGCCAGGTGCAGCAGGACCGGCTCGGTGTCGCCCTCGACGAGCTGCCCGAAGAGCTGATCCTCGGCCCCGTCCGCGCACGACTCCACAACGACCTCAAGGCCGTGGAACTGCCCGCCCGCGAGGCGGTCGACGAGGCCATGGGGTCACCGCGATACGCAAAGATGCTGTCGCACCTACAGGTCTGGCGTCGCCGCGCGCCGTTTCACCACTGGATCGAGGCGGCGGCGGTACGCAGGCTCGCGAAGAAGGCGCAGCGCAAGGCACGGCGTCGTCTCGCCACCGCACTGGAGGCCGACGACGCGGAGCTGCTACACCGGGCACGCAAGGCAGCCAAACGGGCCCGCTACGCCGCCGAGCTGATGGAGCCGATCGATCCCAAGGCGGCCAAACGAGAGCGCAAGCACTTCAAGCACATTCAGAGTGTGCTCGGCGACCACCAGGACACCGTGGTGGCGATGGCGTGGCTGCGACGAATCGGTGTCGCCGCCGGGACCACAGACGGTGAGAACGGCTTCACATTCGGTCTGCTGTACGGCCGCGAGCAGGCGTTGGGCGCCGAATACCGCCGCGCGGTTCAGAAACTCGAGTGA
- a CDS encoding type I polyketide synthase: protein MELTGATEPTPEPIAIIGIGCRLGGAVRTPAEFWSFLLAGGSAVRQVPSQRWAPYLERDPRNAAVLAETTRWGTFLEDLDCFDAEFFGVSPREAELMDPQQRLALEVSWEALEHAGISPRSLAGSDTAVLMGVNSDDYGKLLMEDLAGIEAWTGIGTSLCGVANRVSHLLDLRGPSVALDAACAASLVAVHQGCQLLRDGETSLALAGGVSALIGPGLTRVLDVAGATAPDGRCKTFDASADGYGRGEGAGVVVLKRLAEARRDGDRVLAVIRGGAVAQDGRTVGIMSPNGEAQADLFRLACRVSGVAPRSVGYVEAHGTGTPTGDPIEVAALASVYGSGRAGDRCPIGSVKPNTGHLEGGAGVVGLIKTALALHHRVLPPTAGVRTLTPKVDWEASGLRVPTEPEEWLPVDGPRRAAVCSYGYGGTIAHVLLEEAPGFDTASGGETASPAAAFIPLSARSESRLSAQAARLAEHLRAAPFSVDRVGATMWTRRSPEPVRGAVVTDGLAANQREGAVVAALDALAAQVRDPRVVTGSVVEGAQDGAVWVFSGHGSHWAGMGRELLATEPAFAAVIDEVDVVFRAELDFSARESLTREQLGGTDQVQALTFAVQVGLAAVLRERGVTPAAVIGHSVGEVAACVEAGVFDLSHGAAVACFRARGFRSVAGDGAMALVRLSFDEVQRRLGGRSDVVAAISASPESTVVSGTVDAVDEVVAAWSAAGVMVRRVNTDVAFHSPAMDELTSELARRVGHLPAPGPAKVPLYTTALADNRSSAPRGADYWATNLRGRVRFAEAVQAAAEDGHRLFLEVSAHPVVSHSIAETLVHHGYQEHAVVPVLRRDQPERRAIGAAVAALYCHGAPVEHGFTTTAAWATDLPGTVWQHRRFWRTPTAPPGTTALHDIAAHTLLGGCTEVSGAVPTRVWQTRLDMGNRPYPGDHPVQGTEIVPAAVLLNTFLTAAGGGEMGTAAGGGEMGTAAGGGEMGTAAGGGEMGTAAGGGEMGTAAGGGGLTDVRLRTPVPPGRTRDVQVVLQDGTLRLSSRLVGESVENSADGWLTHSSAVVATADAKSAPMSVNVVDIERFVVDAERLPSTHVVETLASVGVAAMGFGWEILDLYRRDGQLLARVSAEPDGSAPATWAGLVDAATSTACTVFDGPARLRMPARIERVHVVGTPPAVALLHVQHRGGTTVDVAIADEAGAVRAVLAGMTFEELENSAGGSPGPVLHEIDWNPVELSGDEKPVEVVLVGGRADDIAAIRSDLAAAGVRHRVCAEPREIDGELTEGSVVLAVPDAEGTAQAAAELVLATLKHLHTNGSAARLWVLTKGVLEGRSLGHAPLWGLARVAAAEHPQLWGGVLDVPAHNGCDPLPLSAMATLPGHGVVAVRGGVASIARLRHARTGSRAPMTCTAGGTYLITGGTGALGLLMAQRLADLGARRLVLLSRSGMPPRTSWAAQADSEVVQTVAALEDRGVSVHVAAIDIGAPEAGSQLREMLPGLPAVRGVVHAAGVEAGVLLADTTDEQLRTAMRPKVDGSLVLHELFPPGQLDWMVLYSSCGYLAGFPGQGAYACANAFLDALARHRHGLGDRTVSVAWTAWRGRGMGSTSEYVAAQLEGLGMGAIGSDDAFRALDTAMRSDEPNVVVLPVLPAAASVPILAGVAPIGQRDDTPAGPVDRGDTDVDEWVAQQVVEAVATELGLPEDDVDPRVPLVETGVDSIMTVSLRRALEKRTGLALPPTLLWEHPTAAAVTARIVELLAPQDDSPVDRREVEVS from the coding sequence GTGGAGCTGACCGGCGCCACGGAACCGACGCCCGAGCCCATCGCGATCATCGGTATCGGATGCCGCCTCGGCGGCGCGGTCCGCACCCCGGCGGAGTTCTGGTCATTCTTGTTGGCCGGTGGCAGTGCGGTTCGGCAGGTCCCTTCGCAGCGGTGGGCGCCCTACCTGGAGCGCGATCCGCGCAATGCCGCGGTGCTGGCCGAGACCACTCGATGGGGCACGTTCCTCGAGGACCTGGACTGCTTCGACGCCGAGTTCTTCGGGGTGTCCCCCCGCGAAGCGGAGCTGATGGATCCCCAGCAGCGCCTCGCGTTGGAAGTGTCGTGGGAGGCGCTGGAGCACGCCGGCATCAGCCCGCGGTCACTGGCCGGCAGCGACACCGCGGTGCTGATGGGCGTGAACTCCGACGACTATGGCAAGTTGCTGATGGAGGATCTCGCCGGGATCGAGGCCTGGACGGGAATCGGCACGTCACTGTGTGGGGTGGCCAACCGGGTCTCGCACCTGCTCGACCTTCGCGGGCCGAGTGTGGCCCTGGACGCCGCGTGTGCAGCATCCCTGGTCGCCGTGCACCAGGGGTGTCAACTGCTGCGCGATGGGGAGACGTCGCTCGCGCTGGCCGGTGGCGTCAGCGCGTTGATCGGACCGGGGCTGACCCGCGTGCTCGATGTCGCGGGCGCCACTGCGCCGGACGGGCGCTGCAAGACCTTCGACGCTTCCGCCGACGGATACGGGCGCGGCGAGGGTGCGGGCGTGGTGGTGCTCAAGCGTCTCGCCGAGGCGCGGCGAGACGGTGATCGCGTGCTGGCGGTGATTCGCGGCGGCGCAGTCGCGCAGGACGGCCGCACCGTCGGGATCATGTCGCCCAACGGAGAGGCGCAGGCGGACCTGTTCCGGCTGGCCTGCCGGGTGTCGGGCGTGGCCCCGCGAAGTGTCGGCTACGTCGAAGCCCACGGCACCGGGACGCCGACCGGCGATCCGATCGAGGTCGCCGCGCTGGCCTCCGTGTACGGCTCAGGCCGCGCAGGCGACCGCTGCCCCATCGGATCGGTCAAACCCAACACCGGGCACCTCGAGGGCGGTGCGGGGGTCGTGGGTCTGATCAAAACCGCCCTCGCGTTGCACCACCGGGTGCTCCCGCCCACCGCTGGGGTACGCACGTTGACCCCGAAGGTCGATTGGGAAGCCAGTGGTCTGCGGGTGCCCACCGAGCCCGAAGAGTGGCTGCCGGTGGACGGGCCGCGGCGTGCGGCGGTGTGCAGCTACGGCTACGGCGGCACGATCGCGCACGTTCTGCTCGAGGAGGCACCCGGGTTCGATACCGCGTCCGGCGGCGAGACAGCTTCCCCCGCAGCGGCATTCATCCCGCTGTCGGCGCGTTCGGAGTCGCGTCTCAGCGCTCAGGCAGCTCGGTTGGCCGAGCATCTGCGCGCCGCGCCATTCTCCGTAGACCGGGTGGGGGCCACGATGTGGACCCGCCGTTCGCCCGAACCGGTGCGCGGCGCGGTGGTCACCGACGGGCTTGCCGCGAATCAACGGGAAGGCGCCGTCGTGGCCGCACTGGATGCGCTGGCCGCTCAGGTGCGGGATCCACGCGTGGTGACCGGCTCGGTGGTCGAAGGCGCGCAGGACGGTGCAGTGTGGGTGTTCAGCGGTCACGGCTCGCACTGGGCCGGCATGGGGCGTGAACTCCTCGCCACCGAGCCGGCTTTCGCCGCCGTGATCGACGAAGTCGACGTCGTCTTCCGCGCCGAACTCGACTTCTCTGCACGCGAGTCGCTGACCAGAGAGCAGCTCGGTGGCACCGATCAGGTCCAGGCCCTGACCTTTGCCGTCCAGGTGGGGCTTGCCGCCGTGCTGCGGGAGCGGGGCGTGACGCCGGCCGCGGTCATCGGGCACTCGGTCGGCGAGGTCGCCGCTTGCGTGGAGGCGGGCGTGTTCGATCTGTCCCACGGCGCCGCGGTCGCGTGCTTCCGTGCGCGCGGGTTCCGGTCGGTGGCAGGCGACGGCGCGATGGCGCTGGTGCGGCTGTCGTTCGACGAGGTGCAGCGCCGGCTGGGAGGACGGTCGGATGTGGTTGCGGCCATCAGCGCGTCTCCGGAGTCCACGGTGGTGTCGGGCACCGTCGACGCTGTCGACGAGGTGGTGGCAGCGTGGTCGGCCGCTGGCGTGATGGTGCGCCGGGTCAACACCGACGTGGCCTTCCACAGTCCGGCGATGGACGAGCTGACCAGCGAGCTGGCGCGGCGGGTCGGTCACCTGCCGGCGCCGGGTCCCGCGAAGGTTCCGCTCTACACGACAGCCCTGGCCGACAACCGGTCGAGCGCGCCGCGCGGCGCCGACTACTGGGCGACCAATCTGCGGGGCCGGGTTCGGTTCGCCGAGGCGGTACAGGCCGCCGCCGAGGACGGCCACCGGCTGTTCCTGGAGGTCTCGGCACACCCGGTGGTGTCACATTCGATCGCCGAGACGCTGGTGCACCACGGCTACCAGGAGCACGCGGTGGTACCGGTGTTGCGCCGCGATCAGCCCGAGCGCAGGGCGATCGGCGCCGCCGTCGCCGCGCTGTACTGTCACGGCGCACCCGTGGAGCATGGCTTCACCACCACCGCGGCGTGGGCCACCGACCTGCCCGGCACCGTGTGGCAGCACCGTCGGTTCTGGCGCACCCCGACGGCGCCGCCGGGCACCACCGCACTGCACGACATCGCCGCCCACACGCTGCTCGGCGGATGCACCGAGGTGTCGGGCGCGGTCCCGACCCGGGTATGGCAGACGCGGCTGGACATGGGGAACCGGCCCTATCCCGGTGATCATCCTGTGCAGGGCACCGAGATCGTGCCGGCTGCGGTGCTGCTGAACACGTTTCTCACCGCTGCCGGAGGCGGCGAGATGGGCACCGCTGCCGGAGGCGGCGAGATGGGCACCGCTGCCGGAGGCGGCGAGATGGGCACCGCTGCCGGAGGCGGCGAGATGGGCACCGCTGCCGGAGGCGGCGAGATGGGCACCGCTGCCGGAGGCGGCGGGCTGACGGACGTACGGCTGCGCACACCGGTGCCGCCCGGACGTACGCGCGACGTCCAGGTGGTTCTGCAGGACGGCACGCTGCGTCTGTCGTCGCGACTCGTCGGGGAGTCGGTGGAGAACTCAGCCGACGGATGGTTGACCCACAGCAGCGCCGTCGTCGCCACTGCCGACGCGAAATCAGCCCCGATGTCTGTCAACGTGGTCGACATCGAGAGATTTGTTGTTGATGCAGAACGACTTCCGAGTACCCATGTGGTCGAGACGCTGGCCTCAGTCGGTGTCGCGGCGATGGGATTCGGCTGGGAGATCCTCGACCTCTACCGCCGCGACGGGCAGCTCCTGGCACGAGTGTCCGCCGAGCCCGACGGCTCTGCACCGGCCACCTGGGCCGGGCTGGTGGATGCGGCCACCTCGACGGCGTGCACGGTGTTCGACGGTCCGGCGCGCTTGCGGATGCCCGCGCGAATCGAGCGGGTCCACGTCGTGGGCACTCCACCCGCGGTGGCGCTGCTGCATGTGCAGCACCGCGGCGGCACGACGGTCGATGTCGCGATCGCTGACGAGGCGGGGGCTGTGCGTGCCGTCCTCGCCGGGATGACGTTCGAGGAACTCGAGAACTCCGCCGGCGGCAGCCCGGGGCCGGTGTTGCACGAGATCGACTGGAATCCAGTTGAACTCAGTGGTGATGAAAAGCCTGTCGAGGTGGTCCTGGTCGGCGGTCGGGCAGACGACATCGCCGCGATACGCAGCGATCTCGCCGCGGCCGGCGTCCGGCACCGCGTCTGCGCCGAGCCCAGAGAGATCGACGGGGAGCTCACCGAGGGGTCGGTGGTGCTGGCGGTGCCCGATGCCGAGGGCACCGCGCAGGCCGCCGCCGAGTTGGTGCTCGCGACACTGAAGCATCTGCACACCAACGGTTCTGCGGCTCGGCTGTGGGTGCTGACCAAGGGCGTGCTGGAGGGGCGCTCCCTTGGGCACGCGCCACTGTGGGGGCTGGCCCGGGTGGCCGCGGCCGAACATCCGCAGCTGTGGGGCGGGGTGCTCGACGTCCCGGCGCACAACGGGTGCGACCCGCTACCGTTGAGTGCGATGGCGACGCTGCCCGGGCACGGCGTGGTGGCCGTGCGTGGCGGCGTAGCCTCGATCGCCCGACTGCGCCATGCCCGCACTGGGTCCCGCGCTCCCATGACGTGCACCGCAGGCGGCACCTATCTGATCACCGGAGGTACCGGTGCGCTCGGCCTGTTGATGGCGCAGCGGCTGGCCGACCTCGGTGCCCGCCGACTGGTGTTGCTGTCCCGCTCCGGCATGCCGCCACGGACCTCGTGGGCTGCACAGGCGGATTCGGAGGTGGTCCAAACGGTGGCGGCACTCGAAGACCGGGGTGTCTCGGTGCACGTCGCCGCGATCGACATCGGCGCCCCCGAGGCGGGCAGCCAATTGAGGGAGATGCTTCCGGGGTTGCCGGCAGTGCGCGGCGTGGTCCATGCGGCCGGCGTGGAAGCCGGTGTTCTGTTGGCCGACACCACTGACGAGCAGCTCCGTACGGCGATGCGTCCCAAGGTCGACGGGTCTCTGGTGCTGCACGAGTTGTTTCCGCCGGGGCAGCTGGACTGGATGGTGCTGTATTCGTCGTGTGGTTACCTGGCGGGCTTTCCGGGGCAGGGGGCGTATGCCTGCGCCAACGCGTTTCTCGATGCGCTGGCGCGCCACCGGCACGGCCTGGGTGATCGCACTGTCAGCGTCGCGTGGACCGCATGGCGTGGCCGGGGGATGGGGTCGACTTCGGAGTATGTCGCCGCGCAGCTCGAAGGTCTGGGCATGGGCGCGATCGGATCCGACGACGCGTTCCGGGCACTCGATACGGCGATGCGCAGCGACGAACCGAATGTCGTTGTGCTGCCGGTACTCCCGGCGGCGGCCTCCGTGCCGATATTGGCCGGGGTCGCACCGATTGGGCAGCGCGATGACACCCCGGCAGGCCCGGTCGATCGCGGCGACACCGACGTGGACGAGTGGGTGGCTCAGCAGGTCGTCGAGGCGGTTGCCACCGAGCTGGGTCTGCCCGAGGATGACGTGGATCCCCGCGTCCCTCTGGTCGAGACCGGCGTCGACTCGATCATGACCGTCTCGCTGCGCCGTGCGCTGGAAAAGCGCACCGGACTCGCGCTTCCACCGACCCTGTTGTGGGAGCACCCGACCGCCGCGGCGGTGACAGCTCGGATCGTCGAGCTGCTTGCGCCGCAGGATGACTCGCCGGTCGATCGGCGAGAGGTAGAGGTCTCCTGA